In one Moritella sp. 5 genomic region, the following are encoded:
- a CDS encoding DUF2237 family protein has product MLVKGNDLSTPVPDSDFKGLRAGDRWCLCAARWLQALEDNMALLKPYAMDLS; this is encoded by the coding sequence ATTCTCGTTAAAGGCAATGATTTATCAACCCCTGTACCTGACTCAGACTTTAAAGGCTTACGGGCGGGTGATCGTTGGTGTTTGTGTGCGGCACGTTGGTTACAGGCGTTAGAAGATAATATGGCGTTACTTAAACCCTATGCAATGGATTTGAGTTAG
- a CDS encoding alpha/beta family hydrolase: protein MELIYNGPVDGPLFVFAHGAGAPATADFMEAIAKGLALHGIRVARFNFPYMQQRVDNGTRRPPERAPKLIAQYQQLITSIDQPMVIGGKSMGGRMASLVASDPTTDALTVNSKVKGIACLGFPFHPANKPESLRTEHFPLIKQAVFIAQGERDKLGTKEEVASYGLPDNIEWLWLEDGDHDLKPRVKSGFTHQAHLQKTIDNMAMFIKQVLA from the coding sequence ATGGAACTCATTTATAACGGCCCTGTTGATGGCCCACTATTTGTATTCGCTCACGGTGCTGGCGCGCCTGCTACAGCTGACTTTATGGAAGCAATCGCCAAAGGATTAGCCTTACACGGTATTCGTGTTGCTCGTTTCAACTTTCCTTATATGCAACAACGCGTTGATAACGGTACTCGCCGACCACCAGAACGTGCACCTAAATTAATCGCCCAGTACCAACAGCTTATTACCAGCATTGACCAACCTATGGTTATTGGGGGTAAATCGATGGGTGGACGCATGGCAAGTTTAGTGGCATCCGATCCGACGACAGATGCGTTGACCGTAAATTCAAAAGTAAAAGGCATCGCCTGTTTAGGTTTTCCTTTCCATCCAGCGAATAAACCAGAATCACTACGTACCGAACATTTCCCACTTATTAAACAAGCGGTTTTTATTGCTCAGGGTGAGCGAGACAAGTTAGGCACAAAAGAAGAAGTAGCGAGTTATGGCCTACCAGATAACATCGAATGGTTATGGCTAGAAGACGGCGATCATGATTTAAAACCAAGAGTTAAAAGTGGTTTTACTCATCAAGCCCACCTGCAAAAGACCATAGATAATATGGCAATGTTTATTAAACAAGTATTAGCATAG
- a CDS encoding Lrp/AsnC family transcriptional regulator, with translation MFLDRLDKAILHQLQQDASVSNLQLASLVGLSPPACFKRVKKLKNEGVIASQVVLLDQDKLGACLHMIVNVEMERDRLDLNDGFIKHIRTAPEVRECYQVTGEIDFVLLVTVENMQQYDDFCRRYLYSEPNMKNFKTQISMNRLKYDTRAVIPD, from the coding sequence ATGTTTCTCGATCGGCTTGATAAAGCGATATTACATCAGCTACAGCAAGATGCTTCGGTGAGTAATTTGCAGTTAGCATCACTCGTGGGTCTTTCTCCACCCGCTTGTTTTAAACGTGTGAAAAAATTAAAAAACGAAGGTGTTATTGCCAGTCAAGTAGTACTGCTTGACCAAGATAAGCTGGGTGCGTGTTTGCATATGATTGTAAATGTGGAGATGGAGCGAGATAGATTAGACTTGAATGATGGCTTTATTAAACATATCCGCACCGCTCCTGAAGTCAGAGAGTGTTATCAAGTCACTGGCGAAATTGATTTTGTGTTATTGGTGACGGTTGAAAATATGCAGCAGTATGACGACTTCTGCCGACGTTACTTATACAGCGAGCCGAATATGAAAAACTTTAAAACGCAGATATCGATGAACCGCCTCAAATACGATACCCGCGCCGTCATTCCTGATTAG
- a CDS encoding ChaN family lipoprotein, with the protein MFTFPLLCSPSARVLKNYQRSFMSVVLTSALVGCATSPSLKEADQTISSSEVTTYFEYNLQSPSGQDINLKRFVADIQDADVVLVGEWHTHTGIHRFQTELLQSMIADNDNVTLSMEQFTRDKQAIVNAYLAGEIGEGTLIKQGDAWPNYTSDYRPLVELAKANKIDIIAANAPKNIIRCIAKEGISYVDKLPVDERTWLAANINIQDSPYKTHFMASMHHGDESQNENKFASQVTWDETMAESIVHYLARNPNKQVMHIAGKFHTENGLGTAASILARAPELKVVIVTPVDVNAENTPTEQATSDYRLQVIAPPKQFVKEANMMASFKGLSKRNNKLTCIE; encoded by the coding sequence ATGTTTACTTTTCCTCTGTTATGTTCTCCATCAGCACGTGTATTAAAAAATTATCAACGTAGTTTCATGAGCGTAGTGCTTACTTCAGCACTTGTAGGTTGTGCGACTTCCCCATCCTTAAAAGAGGCTGATCAAACTATTTCTTCATCGGAAGTGACTACTTACTTTGAATATAACTTACAGTCTCCCTCTGGTCAGGATATTAACTTAAAACGCTTTGTTGCTGATATCCAAGATGCTGATGTTGTGCTGGTGGGTGAATGGCATACTCATACTGGTATTCATCGTTTTCAAACTGAATTATTACAAAGCATGATTGCGGATAATGATAATGTAACGCTGTCGATGGAGCAATTTACCCGTGATAAACAAGCGATTGTTAATGCTTATTTAGCGGGTGAAATAGGGGAGGGAACGTTAATAAAACAGGGTGATGCATGGCCAAATTATACCAGTGATTATCGTCCGTTAGTGGAGTTAGCCAAAGCCAATAAAATTGATATTATCGCGGCAAATGCACCTAAAAATATCATTCGTTGTATCGCCAAAGAAGGCATCAGCTATGTTGATAAGTTACCAGTGGATGAACGTACTTGGTTAGCCGCGAATATTAATATCCAAGACTCGCCGTACAAAACCCATTTTATGGCGTCGATGCATCATGGTGATGAAAGCCAAAATGAGAACAAGTTTGCTTCACAAGTGACTTGGGATGAAACCATGGCGGAGAGTATTGTTCACTATTTAGCGCGTAATCCGAATAAACAAGTGATGCACATCGCGGGGAAATTCCATACCGAAAATGGTCTGGGAACGGCTGCGAGTATTCTTGCGCGTGCACCTGAATTAAAAGTGGTAATTGTCACCCCGGTTGATGTAAATGCTGAGAACACCCCTACAGAACAAGCGACAAGTGATTATCGCCTGCAGGTTATTGCGCCACCCAAACAATTCGTGAAAGAAGCGAACATGATGGCGTCATTCAAAGGCTTATCTAAGCGTAATAATAAGTTAACGTGTATTGAATAA
- a CDS encoding OFA family MFS transporter, with product MTTKISNRDRLFTLLGTIITQFALGSVYTWSLFNSQLADKLSVPVSRVAFSFGILSLSLAIASSLSGKLQERFGVRKVTICAGLLLGASLSLTAYASNLILLYVFAGLLVGFADGTGYLMTLSNCVKLFPERKGLVSACAIGAYGLGSLGFKYINMYFLTNSGLESTFNTWGLIAMVMVIVGGLMMKDAPKQEPQMAAATPVRDYTLGEAVKSSQFWMLALVFLTVCMSGLYVIGVAKDIGESYEHLPMAVAASSVAIIAIANLSGRLVLGVLSDSVSRIKVIAIALFICLAGVSALLFAEQSMFSFYFALVCIAFSFGGTITVFPSLISDFFGLNNLTKNYGLIYLGFGIGSIIGSIVASVFGGFAATFYLMLGLLVISLIITLTIKLPGSQPTSPLGSPA from the coding sequence ATGACGACTAAAATATCAAACCGAGATCGACTATTTACGTTGCTTGGCACTATCATCACCCAATTTGCGTTAGGGTCGGTGTATACGTGGAGTTTATTTAATTCACAATTGGCAGACAAGTTATCTGTGCCGGTTAGCCGTGTGGCTTTTTCTTTTGGTATTTTAAGTTTATCGTTAGCCATTGCATCATCATTGTCTGGAAAGCTGCAAGAACGTTTCGGTGTGCGTAAAGTAACTATTTGCGCTGGCTTATTACTGGGTGCGAGCTTATCGCTAACCGCCTATGCTTCGAACCTGATCTTACTGTATGTATTCGCGGGTTTGTTAGTGGGCTTTGCCGATGGTACAGGTTATCTGATGACTCTATCTAATTGCGTGAAACTCTTTCCCGAACGTAAAGGTTTGGTCTCTGCGTGTGCCATTGGTGCATACGGTTTAGGCAGTCTTGGTTTTAAATATATTAATATGTATTTCTTAACCAATAGTGGATTAGAAAGTACTTTTAATACTTGGGGGTTAATTGCCATGGTCATGGTTATTGTTGGTGGCCTAATGATGAAAGACGCACCCAAGCAAGAACCACAAATGGCAGCTGCAACGCCTGTTCGTGATTACACCCTCGGAGAGGCTGTGAAAAGCTCACAGTTTTGGATGCTGGCATTGGTGTTTTTAACAGTTTGCATGAGCGGTTTGTATGTTATTGGTGTCGCTAAAGATATCGGCGAGAGTTATGAGCATTTACCTATGGCGGTTGCTGCAAGTTCGGTTGCGATTATTGCCATTGCTAATCTAAGTGGTCGTTTAGTACTAGGGGTGCTTTCAGATAGTGTTAGTCGTATTAAAGTGATCGCAATTGCATTGTTTATCTGCTTAGCTGGCGTATCTGCATTACTTTTTGCTGAGCAAAGTATGTTCAGCTTCTACTTTGCCTTGGTATGTATCGCTTTTAGTTTTGGTGGCACGATCACCGTGTTCCCATCATTGATCAGTGATTTCTTCGGCTTAAACAATCTGACAAAAAACTATGGCTTAATTTACCTTGGTTTTGGTATTGGCAGTATTATTGGTTCTATCGTCGCATCAGTGTTCGGTGGATTCGCGGCAACCTTCTATCTTATGTTAGGGCTATTAGTCATCTCGCTTATAATTACGCTCACGATCAAGTTGCCGGGGTCACAGCCAACCAGTCCTCTTGGTTCTCCAGCCTAG
- a CDS encoding LytTR family DNA-binding domain-containing protein has product MLKALIVEDEYLAREELTYLIERYSNIEILATFDDGLEAFKYLQTHKVDIAFLDINVPSIDGMLLARNIHQFSEKPHIVFTTAYKEFAVDAFELEAFDYLLKPLNEKRIIGLLAKLEASHQCQAIQPEEVRAKTINLIKDNRIFVTAIDDIYYAVANEKVTNVFTKENAFIVPFTMSELINRLPEQRFFRSHRSYCVNIDKIQEIIPWLNCTYQLKVRDIGSEIPVSRSNIKAFRELMKL; this is encoded by the coding sequence ATGTTGAAAGCCCTGATCGTCGAAGATGAATATTTAGCAAGGGAAGAGCTGACGTATTTAATTGAACGCTATAGTAATATCGAGATTCTTGCTACCTTTGATGATGGTTTAGAAGCCTTTAAGTATCTGCAAACTCATAAGGTCGATATCGCTTTTTTAGACATTAATGTACCGTCAATTGATGGTATGTTACTCGCACGTAATATCCATCAATTTTCTGAAAAACCGCACATTGTGTTTACCACCGCTTATAAAGAATTTGCAGTGGATGCATTTGAACTAGAGGCCTTTGATTACTTATTAAAACCACTTAATGAAAAGCGTATTATTGGGCTATTAGCCAAGCTAGAAGCAAGTCACCAATGCCAAGCCATCCAGCCTGAAGAAGTCAGAGCTAAAACCATTAATTTGATTAAGGATAACCGTATTTTCGTTACCGCCATCGATGATATTTATTATGCGGTGGCTAATGAGAAGGTGACTAATGTGTTTACTAAAGAGAATGCTTTTATTGTCCCTTTTACCATGAGTGAATTAATCAATCGCTTACCTGAACAGCGTTTTTTTCGCAGTCATCGTTCTTACTGTGTAAACATAGATAAAATTCAGGAGATCATCCCTTGGCTGAATTGTACCTATCAACTCAAAGTACGTGACATCGGCAGTGAAATACCTGTCAGTCGCAGCAATATAAAAGCATTTCGTGAATTAATGAAATTGTAA
- a CDS encoding LytS/YhcK type 5TM receptor domain-containing protein, with the protein MLLAVFERAALMLMALFFLTRTNLFQHIVIKTRRHPVETALISILFILFAVFSNYTGVNVEGSLINVRIIAVLSGGIIFGPWVAIPAGIISGLHRYIIDMDGPTSLACLISSTIAGLLATWIHFRCHKKSYAKWGIIVGMLCETLTMILIVTLSEDKELAYTIVEHISVPMIGGAVCIGLIIKLVQDLDDEKDLIAAKQAKLALDIANKTLPYFRNNHRDSLIKVCSIIRKETNADAVAITDVKDVLAYVGVGQKNYLDTYHKISEMTQQAVNTGEQIISNNLNVHGFHSLLIIPLWESGVVSGTFKIFYRQPHRIRPSLREMTIGLSQLISTQMEVSRLEQLKTMTSKAELSALQSKINPHFLFNTLNAISTLVRINPDKARQLIANLADFLRYNLERNNDLIDIQEELQQVRDYVAIEQARFGDKLEVIFDVDDVHPTIPCLLIQPLVENAIQHGIQPSCQPGKVNISVKRDAQRFKITIQNTGMGISQHVIDKLYNGTMESHHIGLMNVHQRILLLYGEGLYIKRLEQGTEIVFYVNELK; encoded by the coding sequence ATGTTGCTGGCGGTATTTGAGCGCGCAGCACTGATGCTCATGGCATTATTTTTTTTAACACGCACCAATTTATTCCAACATATTGTTATCAAAACCCGACGACACCCCGTTGAAACAGCCCTCATCTCGATACTTTTCATTCTATTTGCTGTCTTTAGTAACTACACGGGTGTTAATGTTGAAGGGTCTCTCATCAATGTACGCATTATTGCCGTCTTATCTGGTGGGATCATTTTTGGTCCTTGGGTGGCTATTCCAGCGGGCATTATTTCAGGTTTACACCGCTATATTATCGACATGGACGGACCAACATCATTAGCTTGTTTAATTTCCAGTACGATTGCGGGATTATTAGCAACTTGGATCCATTTTCGATGCCACAAAAAATCTTACGCAAAATGGGGCATTATTGTCGGTATGCTCTGCGAAACTTTAACCATGATTTTAATTGTGACCCTATCTGAAGATAAGGAACTCGCGTACACGATTGTTGAACACATTAGCGTGCCGATGATCGGTGGTGCTGTATGTATTGGGCTTATTATCAAATTGGTTCAAGATTTAGATGACGAAAAAGATTTAATCGCCGCTAAACAAGCAAAACTTGCCCTCGATATCGCCAATAAAACATTACCTTACTTTCGCAATAATCACCGCGACTCATTGATCAAAGTATGCAGTATTATTCGTAAAGAAACGAATGCAGACGCCGTCGCCATTACCGATGTAAAAGACGTATTGGCTTATGTTGGTGTTGGTCAAAAAAACTACTTGGATACTTACCACAAGATCAGTGAAATGACCCAGCAGGCGGTTAATACGGGCGAACAAATAATTAGTAATAATCTTAATGTACACGGCTTTCATTCGCTGTTAATTATTCCATTGTGGGAAAGCGGCGTAGTTAGCGGTACGTTTAAAATATTCTATCGCCAACCACACCGTATTCGACCGTCATTACGTGAAATGACCATCGGCTTATCGCAATTGATCTCCACTCAAATGGAAGTTTCACGTCTTGAGCAGTTGAAAACCATGACGAGTAAAGCAGAGCTTTCTGCATTACAAAGTAAAATTAACCCACACTTTTTGTTCAATACTTTGAATGCTATTTCCACGCTAGTACGTATTAATCCCGATAAAGCCCGTCAATTGATAGCCAATTTAGCCGATTTTCTACGTTATAACCTAGAACGTAATAATGACTTGATCGATATCCAAGAAGAATTACAACAAGTAAGGGATTATGTCGCTATTGAGCAAGCTCGATTTGGTGACAAGCTCGAAGTTATATTTGATGTTGATGATGTGCACCCAACTATTCCTTGTTTATTGATTCAACCCTTGGTAGAGAATGCAATTCAGCATGGTATTCAACCTTCTTGCCAGCCCGGTAAAGTCAATATTTCGGTAAAGCGCGATGCGCAGCGCTTCAAAATCACGATTCAAAATACTGGGATGGGAATTAGCCAGCACGTCATTGATAAGCTCTATAACGGCACGATGGAAAGCCATCATATTGGTTTAATGAATGTGCATCAGCGGATCTTATTATTATATGGTGAAGGTTTGTATATTAAACGTCTTGAGCAAGGTACTGAAATCGTATTTTACGTCAACGAATTGAAATAA
- a CDS encoding pseudouridine synthase, with amino-acid sequence MRLDKFVCKSTELSRTEATAMIIAGCVAVNNAVVCDVTTQVHENNHISLNGKVLIARASRYILMHKPADTICSNIDEAYPSLFNYINVANASELHVAGRLDADTTGLVLVTDDGRWSFNIITPTKHCQKVYRVGLSRPISDDVAVKFAYGVQLQGEQQLTRPAILEVVSPKEVLLTITEGKFHQVKRMFAAVGNRVVSLHREKIGAIQLDVEVGLWRYLTDDEVNSFTC; translated from the coding sequence ATGCGCCTTGATAAATTTGTTTGTAAAAGTACTGAGTTAAGCCGAACCGAAGCAACTGCGATGATAATTGCTGGTTGTGTCGCGGTTAATAACGCAGTCGTTTGTGATGTGACAACTCAGGTGCATGAAAACAATCATATTAGTTTAAATGGTAAGGTGCTGATAGCAAGAGCGTCCCGTTATATCCTCATGCACAAACCAGCTGATACCATTTGCTCTAATATCGATGAAGCTTACCCGTCATTATTTAATTATATCAATGTCGCTAATGCATCCGAATTACATGTAGCAGGGCGCTTAGATGCCGATACGACGGGGCTAGTATTGGTCACTGATGATGGGCGTTGGTCATTTAATATCATTACCCCAACCAAGCATTGTCAAAAGGTCTATCGTGTTGGCTTATCTCGACCTATTAGCGATGATGTTGCGGTTAAATTTGCTTATGGTGTGCAATTACAAGGTGAGCAGCAATTAACACGTCCGGCTATTTTAGAGGTTGTATCACCGAAAGAAGTATTATTGACAATTACCGAAGGTAAATTTCATCAAGTGAAGCGCATGTTTGCAGCTGTAGGGAATCGGGTGGTGAGCTTACACCGCGAAAAAATTGGTGCGATACAGTTGGATGTAGAAGTTGGGCTGTGGCGTTATTTAACCGATGATGAAGTGAATTCATTTACCTGTTGA
- the yqfB gene encoding N(4)-acetylcytidine aminohydrolase, translating to MAQPTTMTFFERFETDILSGKKTITIRDASENNYVPGSTVTVSTLEGGREFCQLFIISVEPILFTALSDFHAEQENMTLAVLKAVIQDIYPGIEQLYVVSYKLVTKSAFDADAVPMT from the coding sequence ATGGCACAACCAACCACTATGACCTTCTTTGAACGCTTTGAAACCGACATTCTTAGCGGTAAAAAAACCATTACCATTCGTGATGCATCTGAAAATAACTATGTCCCGGGTTCGACTGTGACTGTTTCTACGTTAGAAGGTGGACGTGAATTTTGCCAACTATTTATTATCTCTGTAGAGCCTATTTTATTTACCGCGTTATCTGATTTTCATGCCGAGCAAGAAAACATGACATTAGCCGTGCTGAAAGCTGTGATCCAAGATATTTATCCGGGCATTGAACAGTTATATGTGGTGTCTTATAAGCTTGTAACAAAGTCCGCTTTCGATGCAGACGCGGTGCCGATGACGTAA
- the metB gene encoding cystathionine gamma-synthase: protein MSNAKIKNINTAAVRAGINTDEHHGAVVAPIHLSSTYSLKGFNDKRSFDYSRTGNPTRATFAQAVADLEQGSVGIVTSTGMSAVHLLCQLLSTDDLVVIPHDCYGGSFRLFTHLAKRGQFKLIVVDQNDQVALDKALVEKPKLVLLESPSNPLLRLVDIESVTKACHEVGALVAVDNTFLSPALQQPLGLGADIVFHSTTKYINGHSDVVGGVLVTKEQALGEELAWWANCIGITGSAFDSFLALRGLKTLPIRMKQHQENALQVASFLKSHHAIDTVYFPGFEDHPGHEIAKKQQAGFGAMLSFNVKGGEAAVKLFANLELFTLAQSLGGVESLISHPATMTHAGMEESARLVAGITNSLVRISVGIEDIDDILADLANGLAKSQQ, encoded by the coding sequence ATGTCAAATGCCAAGATAAAAAATATCAATACAGCGGCAGTGAGAGCTGGAATAAATACAGATGAGCATCATGGTGCTGTCGTTGCTCCCATCCATTTATCAAGTACTTATTCATTAAAAGGTTTTAATGATAAACGTTCGTTTGACTACTCTCGTACGGGAAATCCAACCAGAGCAACGTTCGCACAAGCAGTTGCTGATTTGGAGCAAGGTAGCGTAGGCATTGTTACCAGCACCGGTATGTCAGCAGTGCACCTTCTATGTCAATTGTTGTCGACTGATGACTTAGTGGTTATTCCTCATGATTGTTATGGCGGTAGTTTCCGTTTATTTACCCATTTAGCTAAACGTGGTCAATTTAAATTAATTGTTGTTGATCAAAATGATCAAGTCGCACTGGACAAAGCGTTAGTTGAAAAACCTAAATTAGTGCTACTGGAAAGCCCAAGCAATCCATTGCTACGCTTAGTCGATATTGAGAGTGTTACTAAAGCGTGTCACGAGGTTGGTGCCTTGGTTGCGGTTGATAACACTTTCCTTTCTCCAGCGTTACAACAACCGTTAGGGCTCGGTGCTGATATTGTTTTTCACTCTACGACTAAATACATTAATGGCCACAGTGATGTGGTTGGTGGTGTTTTAGTGACTAAAGAACAAGCCCTTGGTGAAGAGCTAGCTTGGTGGGCAAACTGTATTGGTATTACAGGTAGCGCTTTTGATAGCTTTTTAGCGTTACGAGGCCTAAAAACGTTACCTATTCGGATGAAACAACACCAAGAAAATGCTTTGCAAGTGGCGAGTTTTTTAAAATCTCATCATGCTATTGATACCGTGTATTTCCCTGGTTTTGAAGATCATCCTGGCCATGAAATCGCTAAAAAGCAGCAGGCGGGTTTTGGCGCGATGCTCAGTTTTAATGTTAAAGGTGGCGAAGCGGCAGTGAAATTATTTGCTAATCTAGAGTTGTTTACGTTAGCGCAGTCATTAGGTGGCGTAGAAAGTCTTATTTCTCACCCTGCAACTATGACTCATGCTGGCATGGAAGAAAGCGCTCGTCTTGTTGCTGGTATTACAAATTCACTAGTAAGAATTTCTGTTGGTATTGAAGATATAGATGATATTTTAGCTGACTTAGCAAATGGTTTAGCTAAGAGTCAACAATAG
- a CDS encoding PACE efflux transporter produces the protein MRTRLDRIRHAILFEIIGLVVIMGILSQLGFDLGHVGAMGVLFSVVATGWNYVYNIGFDKYMLKKMGSVTKTTLIRIVHSIGFEGGLLFLTIPFMAWFFDLSLWDAFVLDIGMVVFYLFYAYGYNLAYDKLFPVRTTAG, from the coding sequence ATGAGAACAAGATTAGACCGTATTAGACATGCGATTTTATTTGAGATAATTGGCCTAGTTGTGATTATGGGTATATTAAGTCAACTAGGTTTTGATCTTGGTCATGTCGGTGCTATGGGCGTATTATTCTCGGTTGTGGCGACGGGCTGGAACTATGTATACAACATTGGTTTTGATAAATACATGTTGAAAAAAATGGGTTCAGTAACGAAAACAACCCTGATCCGTATTGTACATAGCATAGGTTTTGAAGGCGGTTTACTGTTTTTAACTATCCCGTTTATGGCGTGGTTTTTTGACTTAAGCTTATGGGATGCGTTTGTGCTTGATATCGGCATGGTTGTTTTCTATTTGTTTTACGCTTATGGCTATAACTTAGCGTACGATAAGCTATTTCCTGTGCGGACTACCGCGGGATAA
- a CDS encoding VirK/YbjX family protein, whose product MSTINIFELADQIYPNAKGIKKIQKKVRFSFWALKNGKSVNAMADLFSRDNLKAVFKNNPRIMEKPLKPYICANWSSTERIKYLTEHYMFIDDTFGTHASTVVSSKGISILDFESLSGQKYYVMLYQGSSREGGLGIRLVNEKYQNIYTLTCNISGTHTKTMHIGALQGASEEIENRHALIKELTKSLHGLRTKSLLVEMALMLARILGISEVKAISNKGHVYQALNYIISKRKVITFDYDGLWDEFEATKIDPYFFGLSVSTPRKDPLTLKKTKRKMYTKRYQWLDDSEITMATNLAPWLVNPIIKNEQTS is encoded by the coding sequence ATGTCTACAATTAACATCTTTGAATTAGCCGATCAGATTTACCCGAATGCAAAAGGGATTAAAAAAATACAAAAAAAAGTCAGGTTCTCTTTTTGGGCGTTAAAAAATGGTAAATCAGTCAATGCGATGGCAGATCTTTTTTCCCGAGATAATTTAAAAGCAGTATTTAAAAACAACCCTAGAATCATGGAAAAGCCGCTAAAGCCCTACATATGCGCTAACTGGTCAAGTACAGAACGAATTAAATATTTAACCGAACATTATATGTTTATTGATGATACTTTTGGCACACACGCGAGTACTGTGGTTTCAAGTAAAGGTATTAGCATCTTAGATTTTGAAAGTTTAAGCGGACAGAAATATTACGTTATGTTATATCAAGGGTCTAGCCGTGAAGGTGGCCTTGGTATTCGTTTGGTTAACGAAAAATATCAAAATATTTATACTTTAACATGTAACATTTCCGGTACCCATACTAAAACAATGCACATTGGGGCATTGCAAGGTGCTAGTGAGGAAATAGAAAACCGTCATGCGCTAATTAAAGAACTAACTAAATCATTACACGGATTACGCACCAAATCATTATTAGTTGAAATGGCATTAATGTTGGCACGTATTTTAGGTATTAGTGAAGTCAAAGCTATTTCTAATAAAGGTCATGTCTATCAAGCACTGAATTATATTATCTCGAAAAGAAAAGTAATAACCTTTGATTATGATGGCTTGTGGGACGAATTTGAAGCAACAAAAATAGACCCATACTTTTTTGGTTTGTCTGTGTCTACGCCACGAAAAGACCCACTGACATTGAAAAAAACCAAACGTAAAATGTACACTAAACGATACCAATGGTTAGATGACTCTGAAATTACCATGGCGACAAATTTAGCGCCTTGGCTGGTGAATCCAATAATAAAAAACGAGCAAACTAGCTAA
- a CDS encoding GNAT family N-acetyltransferase, with amino-acid sequence MQITTQRLSMCQITEQDWPLFLRLHTESRVIEKCFDQPSDDDIRVKFESRLPRWSVTSGAWLCLVITDVETNTAVGITGFDYDGRSAEVGYLLLPEYFGLGYATESLLGVIAWAMRVHLISVFQGIVTEGNVASEKVLAKCGFKLNEVIPQAYSIGGVLYADRIYKLNTSSQA; translated from the coding sequence ATGCAGATCACGACTCAACGTTTAAGTATGTGTCAAATAACGGAACAAGATTGGCCGTTATTTTTACGTTTACATACAGAATCGCGTGTGATTGAAAAATGTTTTGATCAACCAAGTGACGATGATATTCGCGTTAAGTTTGAATCGCGTTTACCTCGATGGTCTGTCACTTCTGGTGCTTGGTTATGTTTGGTGATCACCGATGTTGAAACCAATACGGCAGTTGGTATCACGGGTTTTGATTATGATGGCCGATCTGCAGAAGTCGGTTATCTGTTATTACCGGAATACTTTGGTCTGGGTTATGCCACTGAGTCATTACTGGGCGTTATAGCTTGGGCAATGCGAGTGCACCTTATCTCAGTCTTTCAAGGCATCGTGACTGAAGGTAATGTTGCTTCAGAAAAGGTGTTGGCGAAGTGTGGTTTTAAGCTTAATGAAGTGATACCACAAGCATATAGCATAGGTGGTGTTTTATATGCAGATCGGATTTATAAACTAAATACAAGTTCACAAGCTTAA